The Serpentinimonas maccroryi genome has a segment encoding these proteins:
- a CDS encoding MnhB domain-containing protein — protein MNRRVVMLESIAGPLYVAILLASLWVLLRGHNEPGGGFIGGLLAVSASVLWAVAHGSKAATLRLPYGSALRLTIMGIAIGLFSGLPALVLGLPYLTHLWGTIPLGFTELKVSTVIIFDLGVYLAVWGGLAGYAIELLGLDEGDEADEARVDGPPAAQEQRA, from the coding sequence ATGAACCGACGCGTGGTGATGCTGGAGTCGATAGCCGGCCCGCTGTACGTGGCGATCTTGCTGGCTTCCTTGTGGGTGCTGCTGCGCGGCCACAACGAGCCCGGTGGCGGTTTCATCGGTGGCTTGCTGGCCGTCAGCGCCTCGGTGCTGTGGGCAGTAGCACACGGCAGCAAGGCGGCCACGCTGCGCCTGCCCTACGGCAGCGCACTGCGCCTGACCATCATGGGCATAGCCATCGGCTTGTTTTCCGGCCTGCCGGCCTTGGTGCTGGGGCTGCCGTACCTCACGCACCTGTGGGGCACGATCCCGCTCGGTTTCACCGAACTCAAGGTCTCGACCGTGATCATTTTTGACCTCGGCGTCTATCTGGCGGTCTGGGGCGGCTTGGCCGGCTATGCGATCGAGTTGCTCGGGCTGGACGAAGGCGACGAAGCCGATGAAGCCCGTGTAGATGGCCCCCCGGCGGCCCAGGAGCAGCGCGCATGA
- a CDS encoding NADH-quinone oxidoreductase subunit K, producing MIWLLALTVWITTSAGVYLALSRDVFRCVFGLGILGSAVILALFASGRLGSVQPAVIPLGETVLRDAANPLPQALALTAIVIGFALICFSLVLALRLIQRADTDDSVALRMSEPIPTDPVKPPYNGAEHEPALPAASPTSGGAA from the coding sequence ATGATCTGGCTATTGGCCCTGACGGTTTGGATCACGACTTCGGCCGGGGTCTATCTGGCGCTGTCGCGCGACGTGTTTCGCTGCGTCTTTGGCTTAGGCATTCTTGGCAGCGCCGTCATTCTGGCCTTGTTTGCCTCGGGGCGCTTGGGCAGCGTGCAACCGGCGGTCATTCCCTTGGGTGAAACCGTGCTGCGCGACGCCGCCAACCCGCTGCCGCAGGCGCTGGCCCTGACCGCGATCGTGATCGGCTTTGCCCTGATCTGTTTTTCCCTGGTGTTGGCGCTGCGCCTGATTCAGCGCGCCGACACCGACGACTCCGTGGCCCTGCGCATGTCTGAACCGATCCCGACCGACCCCGTCAAACCGCCTTACAACGGCGCCGAACACGAGCCCGCGCTGCCCGCCGCCTCACCGACTTCGGGGGGCGCTGCATGA
- a CDS encoding complex I subunit 5 family protein: MTWLAATPVLVPLATVVATALAHKNPRLQSALSYLGVVAFLLCMLALVAAAHQGQPAQTVFGDWGVPYGIEFYVDRLSASMLLITAIMGLACLVFMASDADTAEPRHPLLLPLLHGVLVGVAGSFATADLFNLYVWFEVMLVSAMGLFALGGRVDQLDATFKYFVLNIFGTLMLLMAVGMVYAATGHLNYSALAQAAPYLSDWMSILLVTGLLLAFLIKAGAFPLFAWLPSSYHTLPAPVLALFAGLLTKVGVYAVLRTAGDIFAGSPDLIYEALGWIAAATMLFGVLGAAYHWDMRRILAFHIISQIGYILLGVALASQAGNAATLFYTLHHIIVKANLFLIAAIIWRLSGDYDLRKIGGLYKVKPLLGLLFLIPALSLVGIPPLSGFWSKVLVLQEALAQGQYVWTFVALLVSVLTLYSMVKIWMEAFWKPHPNKNWALPHNTRLAPAYAATLGLAALTLLISLNPQPLIEYAQAAALSLGAR; the protein is encoded by the coding sequence ATGACTTGGCTGGCCGCGACGCCGGTGCTGGTGCCCTTGGCCACCGTGGTGGCCACCGCGCTGGCGCACAAAAACCCACGCCTGCAAAGCGCGCTCAGCTACTTGGGCGTGGTGGCTTTTCTGCTGTGCATGTTGGCCTTGGTGGCGGCGGCGCATCAGGGCCAGCCGGCGCAGACCGTGTTTGGCGACTGGGGCGTGCCCTACGGCATCGAGTTTTATGTCGATCGGCTCAGCGCCTCGATGCTGCTGATCACCGCCATCATGGGGCTGGCCTGTTTGGTGTTCATGGCCAGCGACGCCGACACCGCCGAACCGCGTCACCCGCTGCTGTTGCCGCTGCTGCATGGGGTGCTGGTCGGGGTCGCGGGCTCGTTTGCCACCGCCGACCTGTTCAACCTCTACGTCTGGTTCGAGGTCATGCTGGTGAGCGCGATGGGCTTGTTTGCCTTGGGCGGGCGCGTGGACCAGCTCGACGCCACCTTCAAGTACTTTGTGCTCAACATTTTTGGCACCCTGATGCTGCTCATGGCCGTGGGCATGGTCTATGCCGCCACCGGGCACCTGAACTACAGCGCGCTGGCGCAGGCCGCGCCTTATCTGTCGGACTGGATGAGCATCCTGCTGGTTACCGGTCTGCTGCTGGCTTTTCTGATCAAGGCCGGTGCTTTCCCGCTCTTTGCTTGGTTGCCGTCTTCGTACCACACCCTGCCGGCGCCGGTGCTGGCGCTGTTTGCCGGTTTGCTGACCAAGGTCGGCGTCTATGCGGTGCTGCGCACGGCCGGCGACATCTTTGCCGGCTCCCCCGACCTGATCTACGAGGCGCTGGGCTGGATCGCGGCGGCGACCATGCTCTTTGGCGTGCTCGGTGCGGCCTACCACTGGGACATGCGGCGCATTCTGGCCTTTCACATCATCAGCCAGATCGGCTACATCTTGCTCGGTGTGGCGCTGGCCAGCCAGGCCGGCAACGCCGCCACGCTGTTCTACACCCTGCACCACATCATCGTCAAGGCCAATCTGTTCCTGATTGCGGCCATCATCTGGCGCTTGAGCGGCGATTACGATCTGCGCAAAATCGGCGGCCTGTACAAGGTCAAGCCGCTGCTGGGGCTGCTGTTTTTAATCCCGGCGCTGTCGCTGGTGGGCATTCCGCCGCTGTCGGGTTTTTGGTCCAAGGTGCTGGTGCTGCAAGAGGCCTTGGCGCAGGGCCAGTACGTCTGGACCTTTGTGGCGCTGCTGGTGAGCGTGCTCACGCTGTACTCGATGGTCAAAATCTGGATGGAAGCGTTCTGGAAGCCGCACCCAAACAAAAACTGGGCCTTGCCGCACAACACCCGGCTGGCGCCGGCCTATGCCGCAACCTTGGGGCTGGCGGCGCTGACGCTGCTGATCTCGCTCAACCCGCAGCCGCTGATCGAATACGCGCAGGCGGCGGCACTCAGCTTGGGGGCGCGCTGA
- a CDS encoding Na+/H+ antiporter subunit E: MMLKPVAAVVLLARFLKAVLLSGIQTVQVILRASLGQRTPPPAAFLRVHFAPMSPMGASLLGCMITLTPGTTTLDIDLENRIILMHVLDASDTDAIVHGIRHDFESGLVPLFGVRP; encoded by the coding sequence ATGATGCTCAAACCGGTTGCCGCCGTCGTGCTGCTGGCGCGTTTTCTCAAGGCCGTGCTGCTCTCGGGCATCCAGACGGTGCAGGTGATCTTGCGCGCCAGCTTGGGCCAGCGCACCCCGCCGCCAGCGGCTTTTTTGCGTGTCCACTTCGCGCCCATGAGCCCGATGGGCGCCTCGCTGCTGGGCTGCATGATCACGCTCACGCCCGGCACCACCACGCTCGACATCGACTTGGAAAACCGCATCATCTTGATGCACGTGCTCGACGCCTCCGACACCGACGCCATCGTGCACGGCATCCGGCACGATTTTGAATCGGGTTTGGTGCCGCTGTTTGGGGTGCGCCCATGA
- a CDS encoding monovalent cation/H+ antiporter complex subunit F: MMDSLLLWLATSALVLCALAACGLATWRIIKGPTHADRVVALDIMLAAAVGLCIAASIYTQRTVFLDVAIGLALVGFVATVGWARVVDKGAD, from the coding sequence ATGATGGACTCTCTGCTGCTCTGGCTGGCCACCTCGGCGCTGGTGTTGTGCGCGCTGGCGGCTTGCGGCTTGGCGACTTGGCGCATCATTAAGGGTCCGACCCACGCCGACCGCGTGGTGGCGCTCGACATCATGCTGGCGGCTGCGGTCGGTTTGTGTATTGCGGCCTCGATCTACACCCAGCGCACGGTGTTTCTGGATGTGGCCATCGGGCTGGCGCTGGTGGGTTTTGTGGCCACCGTGGGCTGGGCCCGGGTTGTGGACAAAGGGGCGGATTGA
- a CDS encoding cation:proton antiporter encodes MLLELLVAVFLLAAGVLLLIAAWGVVALPDALARQHAATKAGTLALATACVGAMLFAFDWAWSWRILLILGFLFATLPVASHMLARAAVRESRLIPDVSQVPLIGDDPAQGHKPGSGT; translated from the coding sequence ATGCTGCTGGAGTTGCTGGTTGCTGTTTTTCTGCTCGCCGCTGGCGTGCTGCTGCTGATCGCCGCCTGGGGCGTGGTGGCGCTGCCCGACGCGCTGGCGCGCCAACACGCCGCCACCAAGGCCGGCACCTTGGCGCTGGCCACGGCCTGCGTTGGGGCCATGCTGTTTGCGTTCGACTGGGCTTGGAGCTGGCGCATTTTGCTCATCTTGGGCTTTTTGTTCGCCACGCTGCCGGTGGCCTCGCACATGCTGGCGCGGGCGGCGGTGCGCGAGTCGCGCCTGATCCCGGACGTGAGCCAAGTGCCGCTGATCGGCGACGACCCGGCGCAGGGTCACAAGCCGGGCTCTGGCACTTGA
- a CDS encoding TIGR00730 family Rossman fold protein — translation MGNPQDLRVNRLAHAWAELQAQAADGVELHPDAHRLAFADPEFLLRRESRGIRMQLELLKPELEMQALGIEHTVVVFGSARFRSAEAAAEALEQAQASGDAQAIAAAQTLQRNARYYEQARRFARLVAEYSLHCPAQDRLYIVTGGGPGIMEAANRGAHEAGALNLGLNITLPHEQLSNPYVSPELNFKFHYFALRKMHFLMRAKALVAFPGGFGTLDELFEVLTLVQCHKAKPLPIFLFGSDYWQRLLRLEVLVEEGVISPADLELFQTVDTPEAAWEGIRRFYNLPEIGCAAPTA, via the coding sequence ATGGGCAACCCCCAAGACTTGCGCGTCAACCGGTTGGCGCACGCTTGGGCCGAACTGCAGGCCCAAGCCGCCGACGGCGTCGAGCTGCACCCCGACGCGCACCGGCTGGCTTTCGCCGACCCGGAGTTTCTGCTGCGCCGCGAGTCGCGCGGCATCCGCATGCAGCTCGAGCTGCTCAAGCCCGAGCTGGAAATGCAGGCGCTGGGCATCGAGCACACCGTGGTGGTGTTTGGCAGCGCGCGCTTTCGCTCCGCCGAAGCAGCGGCCGAGGCGCTTGAGCAGGCGCAGGCCAGCGGTGATGCCCAAGCCATTGCCGCCGCCCAAACCCTGCAGCGCAACGCCCGTTATTACGAGCAGGCGCGCCGCTTTGCCCGCTTGGTGGCCGAATACAGCCTGCACTGCCCAGCACAAGATCGGCTCTACATCGTCACCGGCGGCGGCCCCGGCATCATGGAGGCGGCCAACCGCGGCGCGCACGAGGCGGGGGCGCTGAATCTCGGGCTCAACATCACGCTGCCGCACGAGCAGCTGTCCAACCCCTACGTCAGCCCCGAGCTGAACTTCAAATTCCACTATTTTGCGCTGCGCAAAATGCATTTTTTGATGCGCGCCAAGGCACTGGTGGCGTTTCCGGGCGGGTTCGGCACCCTGGACGAGTTGTTTGAAGTGCTCACCTTGGTGCAGTGCCACAAGGCCAAACCGCTGCCGATCTTCCTCTTTGGCAGCGACTACTGGCAGCGCCTGCTGCGGCTCGAGGTGTTGGTCGAAGAAGGGGTGATCAGTCCCGCCGATCTGGAGCTGTTCCAAACCGTGGACACGCCCGAGGCCGCGTGGGAGGGGATTCGGCGCTTTTACAACCTGCCCGAGATCGGCTGCGCTGCGCCAACCGCTTGA
- the efp gene encoding elongation factor P, translated as MKFAQEIRAGNVIMHGKDPMIVLKTEYARGGRGAATVRMKLKALLNNMGTEVVFKADDKIDNVILDKKECTYSYFADPMYVCMDADYNQYEVEAANMGDALNYLADGMTVEVVFYDGKAISVELPTSVEREITWTEPAVKGDTSGKVLKPAKIATGFEVSVPLFVEQGDRIEIDTRTGEYRRRV; from the coding sequence ATGAAATTCGCCCAAGAAATCCGCGCCGGCAACGTCATCATGCACGGCAAAGACCCGATGATCGTCCTTAAAACCGAATACGCCCGCGGTGGCCGTGGCGCCGCCACGGTGCGCATGAAGCTCAAGGCGCTGCTCAACAACATGGGCACCGAAGTCGTGTTCAAGGCCGACGACAAGATCGACAACGTCATCCTCGACAAAAAAGAGTGCACCTACTCCTACTTTGCCGACCCGATGTACGTCTGCATGGACGCCGACTACAACCAGTACGAAGTCGAGGCCGCCAACATGGGCGACGCCCTCAACTACTTGGCCGACGGCATGACGGTCGAAGTGGTGTTCTACGACGGCAAAGCGATTTCGGTCGAACTGCCCACCAGCGTCGAGCGCGAGATCACTTGGACCGAGCCCGCCGTCAAGGGCGACACCTCGGGCAAGGTGCTCAAGCCGGCCAAGATCGCCACCGGTTTTGAGGTTTCGGTGCCGCTGTTCGTGGAACAAGGCGACCGCATCGAGATCGACACCCGCACCGGCGAATACCGCCGCCGCGTCTAA
- the earP gene encoding elongation factor P maturation arginine rhamnosyltransferase EarP — protein sequence MKAAAPAPAPAAPRLWDIFCHVIDNWGDLGVCWRLARQLVAHRQRVRLWVDDASALSWMASPGALQGPGPSPRSSPSQASTSAQPLYQGLGELAELSVHHWPRLQPETAPPTLEPGDVLIEAFGCDIAPHWVQALQPEGRTGQVWINLEYLSAEPWIERCHGLPSPVLSGPLAGRVKWFYYPGFTPGSGGLLGPDRAVADHPSAAWPAPVQENATSPAQTHADSDATPWAPRITLFCYEPEALTQLLAQPALAQAHWRVCAGRSLVAWQRAQAALPASATVERLPLLAQTEFDALLRSSSLNLVRGEDSLVSALWAGQPLVWQLYPQDDGAHHAKLEAFLDWLEAPPCLRQWHRAWNGAEAATVELPPLTEQRLQRWRHCTLQARQRLSQQGDLLGQLLRFVAGKR from the coding sequence ATGAAAGCCGCCGCACCCGCACCTGCCCCTGCCGCCCCCCGGCTCTGGGACATTTTTTGTCACGTGATCGACAACTGGGGCGATCTGGGTGTCTGCTGGCGGCTGGCGCGGCAACTGGTGGCGCACCGCCAGCGCGTGCGGCTGTGGGTGGACGACGCTTCGGCGCTGTCCTGGATGGCGTCCCCCGGCGCGCTGCAAGGCCCAGGCCCCAGCCCTAGATCCAGCCCCAGCCAAGCCAGCACCAGCGCCCAGCCCCTGTACCAAGGACTAGGCGAATTGGCGGAGCTGAGCGTGCACCACTGGCCGCGCCTGCAGCCCGAGACCGCGCCGCCCACCCTCGAGCCCGGCGATGTCCTGATCGAAGCCTTTGGTTGCGACATCGCGCCGCACTGGGTGCAGGCCTTGCAACCCGAAGGCCGCACCGGCCAAGTGTGGATCAACCTCGAGTACCTGAGCGCCGAGCCTTGGATCGAGCGTTGCCACGGCCTGCCTTCGCCGGTGCTCAGCGGGCCCCTGGCCGGGCGCGTCAAGTGGTTTTACTACCCCGGCTTCACGCCCGGCAGCGGCGGGTTGCTGGGGCCGGATCGGGCCGTTGCCGATCATCCGTCTGCTGCATGGCCTGCACCCGTCCAAGAAAACGCCACCTCCCCCGCCCAAACCCACGCAGACTCAGACGCCACCCCCTGGGCACCCCGCATCACCCTGTTTTGCTACGAACCCGAAGCGCTGACCCAGCTGCTCGCCCAGCCGGCGCTGGCGCAAGCGCACTGGCGCGTCTGCGCGGGGCGCAGCCTAGTGGCGTGGCAGCGCGCGCAAGCCGCACTGCCCGCCAGCGCCACGGTGGAGCGGCTGCCGCTGCTGGCGCAAACCGAGTTCGACGCCCTGCTGCGCAGCAGCAGCCTCAACCTCGTGCGCGGCGAAGACTCTTTGGTGAGCGCGCTCTGGGCCGGTCAGCCGCTGGTCTGGCAGCTCTACCCGCAAGACGACGGAGCGCACCACGCCAAGCTCGAAGCCTTTCTGGATTGGCTCGAGGCCCCGCCCTGCCTGCGCCAGTGGCACCGGGCATGGAACGGCGCAGAAGCGGCAACGGTTGAGCTGCCTCCCTTAACAGAACAACGCCTGCAACGCTGGCGCCACTGCACCCTGCAAGCGCGTCAGCGCCTGAGCCAGCAAGGCGATTTGCTGGGCCAGCTGCTGCGCTTTGTAGCCGGGAAAAGGTAG